The following proteins are co-located in the Malassezia restricta chromosome II, complete sequence genome:
- a CDS encoding RhoGEF domain protein, which produces MSGLWSGRQRTDASNRDGAETSKTKTSAFRRPSLVPRRSNRDSPSKDVFMTSERRSISMPFDTQSSNPNVSGQYASTSAETPPFHSNRHASTSVSSTESRPSSVLAPSGGYQARSPIIQARDSDKASPSSAPSNPLMSQFKPFGDLPRRMPRPSHAKGMQFDTPPHSPPFMDVGIPPSYQRLLSSSPVDSKALSRGDDACSIVTDSSSIRQRPASRAASLYGVQPPLSPVGTQRSISPPPVPQKSSSPTSDRRIGPKSPLRAPVMASGRNTPASLAVKVPSIHELDMAPPSIDSLWRSDSVKTSGSTIRSESEDGAWDSYDSTPSTPMRDGFQPPLSTPLAVQFVQTGKGVLSVVSSEDDAPRRVTSSTTHLSMVNCPLPSYDMLRIPNMLVVLDMSSSHLSALPESLALCTSLEELNISCNPLGTSNMAAPMSCLRALENLRVLLVDGCKLPVVPHEILSLERLQILGLRQNRLTCLPSWMHALDYLDCLLLAGNTQWTPAWKAIVGPLLHPSNDPPSPATNIMPTTPTVNTQISPKPPPIQSPSEARKRSGGFLNKLKTNNRTGAQLDGSSLVRAPSRAGTVSDTASISSAASVTTDSPVRSSNAGGLRVPHQTPTRTFMVPLPRLGQLPSNSHETRSLSCFLPVYADNGDRESVLAWYARVGTSYVRNLRAYLRDMDELLPERHRQVPQTASSVADSSGFGSPIMTSGDASDSTPSGTAGEVSSRHSILEDVGETNKTHVKDNAAKRYCVLREIIETERTYVAGLSELMDIYVKRARQPMDGVSDERVMSVEKERIIFGHIEVIIQFHQGAFLPELERKTAALFKISELDEEQHASLSAQVAADVANVFSEYATYFKMYTNYVNQYETALKIISQWHEPISPRVKSAIKSSSTSLASIGQRFLNIDPALSSTSPTALTFEEKALSDLQPISHAEHRRMQLFLRRCRDDPRHSQINLEGYLLLPIQRIPRYRLLLEQLVKCTSHGVLPDLDREALARALAHISLVASWVNEGKRQSEQGKRLLQWQSRLRGTFSAPLVQPHRRLVCDGPFRLCRVSKRVYQGTPPGDVSGPRMSCDEDFLEQMTMDLPLHLLLCNDLIAAVSSSVSSTEDASPISGKSRVMHGSASGETGALDLVAVLKPQVHMLPPGMHKTVMLPPASVVGPSLLRIVDAKYIYYFMAPSHTEAQRWQSFINAQV; this is translated from the exons ATGAGCGGACTGTGGTCTGGACGCCAGCGTACAGATGCAAGCAATCGAGATGGTGCGGAGACATCGAAAACGAAAACGTCAGCCTTCCGCAGGCCTTCTTTGGTTCCACGTAGGTCCAATCGAGACAGTCCATCCAAAGATGTATTCATGACCAGCGAGCGGCGCTCTATCTCGATGCCTTTTGACACACAATCAAGCAACCCCAATGTGTCTGGACAGTATGCCTCTACCAGTGCAGAAACGCCGCCCTTCCACTCGAATCGCCATGCATCTACTAGCGTTTCGTCCACTGAATCGCGGCCAAGCTCTGTTCTCGCCCCAAGTGGTGGATATCAAGCACGGTCACCTATCATTCAAGCACGAGACAGTGATAAAGCATCTCCAAGCTCAG CTCCGTCAAACCCTCTCATGTCGCAATTCAAACCATTCGGAGATCTTCCGCGTCGTATGCCACGACCTTCTCATGCTAAGGGGATGCAGTTTGATACGCCTCCTCACTCACCACCATTCATGGACGTGGGTATCCCCCCAAGCTACCAACGCCTGCTAAGCTCGTCCCCTGTTGATTCAAAAGCTCTTAGCCGGGGGGATGATGCTTGCTCGATTGTCACAGACTCTTCGTCGATTCGGCAACGACCAGCATCGCGGGCAGCCTCGTTGTACGGTGTACAACCACCTCTTTCTCCCGTTGGCACTCAAAGGTCCATTTCACCTCCCCCCGTCCCTCAAAAATCCTCTTCGCCAACGTCAGATCGCCGCATTGGTCCAAAGTCACCTCTGCGTGCTCCAGTTATGGCTTCGGGACGAAATACGCCTGCGTCACTCGCTGTCAAAGTGCCGTCTATTCATGAACTAGATATGGCACCACCATCGATTGATTCTTTATGGCGCTCTGATAGCGTCAAGACATCCGGCTCGACAATTCGATCCGAGTCAGAAGATGGAGCCTGGGACTCATACGACTCGACGCCGTCAACGCCTATGCGTGATGGCTTCCAGCCACCTTTATCCACACCCCTTGCCGTCCAGTTTGTTCAGACCGGCAAGGGAGTGTTGAGTGTGGTGTCGTCggaggacgatgcgccCAGACGCGTCACTTCATCAACCACACATCTCTCTATGGTAAATTGTCCGCTGCCCAGCTacgacatgctgcgcatccCTAACATGCTAGTCGTGCTGGACATGTCTAGCTCTCATCTTTCTGCTTTGCCTGAATCACTGGCTCTGTGTACTTCGCTAGAAGAGCTGAACATTTCCTGTAATCCTTTGGGCACTTCGAATATGGCTGCACCCATGTCTTGTCTCCGTGCTTTGGAGAACCTCCGCGTATTGCTTGTCGATGGCTGTAAGTTGCCTGTGGTTCCCCACGAAATTCTCAGCCTGGAACGCTTGCAAATTCTTGGATTACGCCAGAACCGACTGACTTGCCTGCCCAGTtggatgcatgcgctcgattACCTTGACTGTCTCTTGCTCGCAGGCAATACACAATGGACTCCAGCCTGGAAGGCCATTGTAGGACCACTTTTGCATCCTAGCAACGACCCCCCATCCCCAGCGACAAACATAATGCCAACGACGCCTACGGTCAACACTCAGATCTCGCCTAAGCCCCCACCTATTCAAAGCCCTTCTGAAGCACGCAAACGCAGTGGTGGCTTTTTAAATAAGCTTAAAACGAATAATCGTACAGGTGCTCAACTTGACGGTTCTTCGTTGGTACGAGCGCCGAGCAGAGCAGGGACAGTGTCTGATACAGCTAGTATATcatccgccgccagcgTAACGACAGACTCACCTGTGAGGTCCTCGAATGCAGGTGGTTTAAGGGTACCTCATCAAACGCCAACCAGAACTTTTATGGTGCCGTTGCCTAGGCTGGGTCAATTGCCGTCGAATTCGCATGAAACCAGGTCACTGTCCTGCTTCTTACCTGTCTATGCCGACAACGGTGATAGGGAGTCTGTGTTGGCTTGGTATGCCCGCGTGGGTACTTCGTATGTCCGAAATCTCCGGGCTTACCTACGTGATATGGATGAACTGTTACCAGAGCGACATCGCCAAGTGCCACAGACAGCTTCGTCAGTGGCCGATAGCAGCGGATTTGGCAGCCCCATCATGACTTCGGGAGATGCTTCAGACTCAACTCCCAGTGGTACAGCTGGTGAAGTCTCTTCACGCCACAGCATCTTGGAAGATGTGGGTGAAACGAATAAGACGCATGTCAAAGATAATGCTGCGAAACGATATTGTGTACTTCGCGAAATCATTGAGACAGAACGAACATATGTTGCTGGCTTATCTGAGTTAATGGACATTTACGTGAAAAGGGCTCGACAGCCAATGGACGGTGTATCAGACGAACGCGTTATGTCTGTCGAAAAAGAGCGTATCATTTTTGGGCACATCGAAGTAATCATTCAATTTCATCAAGGGGCATTCTTGCCAGAACTGGAACGAAAGACGGCGGCCCTATTCAAGATATCTGAGCTAGATGAGGAGCAACATGCATCGCTCAGCGCTCAAGTCGCAGCTGATGTGGCGAATGTATTTTCGGAATATGCCACGTACTTTAAAATGTACACAAACTACGTCAATCAATATGAGACAGCCTTGAAAATTATCTCGCAATGGCATGAGCCAATATCGCCCCGTGTAAAATCCGCTATCAAGTCATCTAGCACCTCACTTGCCTCGATTGGACAGCGCTTCTTGAACATTGACCCGGCTTTGTCTAGCACATCACCTACCGCTCTCACCTTTGAAGAAAAAGCATTAAGTGATTTACAGCCCATTTCGCATGCAGAGCATCGACGTATGCAGCTCTTCCTCAGACGGTGCCGCGACGACCCTCGTCACTCGCAAATTAACTTGGAGGGATATCTTCTCTTACCGATACAGCGTATCCCACGATACCGCTTGCTGCTAGAGCAGCTCGTCAAATGTACATCGCACGGCGTGTTGCCTGATTTGGATCGTGAGGCCTTGGCACGTGCACTTGCACACATTTCGTTGGTGGCCTCATGGGTGAACGAGGGCAAGCGCCAATCTGAGCAAGGCAAACGCCTTTTACAATGGCAGAGTCGTTTGCGTGGTACATTTTCTGCCCCATTGGTTCAGCCGCATCGACGTCTTGTGTGTGACGGGCCATTTAGATTGTGTCGCGTGTCGAAGCGTGTGTaccaaggcacgccgcccGGCGATGTTTCTGGCCCTAGGATGAGTTGTGACGAAGATTTTCTTGAGCAGATGACCATGGATTTGCCTCTCCATCTTTTGTTGTGTAATGACCTCATTGCTGCTGTATCGTCTAGCGTGTCATCCACCGAAGATGCTTCGCCTATAAGCGGTAAAAGTCGTGTGATGCATGGCTCGGCATCAGGTGAAACAGGCGCGTTGGACCTGGTAGCAGTGCTCAAACCGCAAGTCCATATGCTGCCTCCAGGCATGCATAAAACCGTCATGTTGCCGCCAGCATCCGTTGTGGGACCGTCACTGCTTCGTATCGTGGATGCAAAGTACATTTATTACTTCATGGCGCCTTCTCACACTGAGGCGCAGCGCTGGCAATCATTTATCAATGCTCAAGTGTAA
- a CDS encoding oxidation resistance protein 1, translating to MQGSSSTHARSDSFGEFQIADEPLELGTNQQDDRILDLRPIEQKLDAHRHEQIAEAITTEQAGPSSSLRAIEHENTEQKDSKPSSYAGAIWSKLSALSAFHDALSKPHPPRRRPSVVRRHTSSAPISGAPGFDPNASPHWNRGNWTLSSSELSRDRQPIPVILKDRNQDTDAVIEPWHAARIQSLLPLRLRLGKSWSLVYSLDQHGSSLATLYSRIERFTGLRSSSDSMQSEGWLRGSSLAAQSAVLGTSLSDESLGKGVSTEMAMVLAVSDTDGNVFGAFINEPLHKSSHYYGNGQCFLWKTVQRRLPVPPTETDGDASNYDDMHPDRAIEYFCWSGENDYMVLSESDYLSVGGGDGRYGLWLDDTFSNGLSSRCPAFHNEVLCNAIESQATNAADTAPKPSVDLLIPLDETHGASPLPETSRFTCIGVEVWAVGLD from the coding sequence ATGCAAGGTTCATCTTCAACGCATGCTCGAAGTGATTCGTTTGGCGAATTCCAGATAGCAGACGAACCTTTAGAGCTCGGCACAAATCAACAGGATGATCGTATTTTGGATTTACGCCCTATCGAACAGAAACTCGACGCACATCGGCATGAGCAGATTGCTGAGGCTATTACCACTGAGCAAGCGGGACCTAGCTCTAGTCTACGAGCTATAGAACACGAAAATACGGAACAGAAAGACTCAAAGCCTTCTTCCTATGCAGGGGCTATATGGAGTAAGCTTAGCGCTCTGAGCGCGTTCCATGATGCATTGTCCAAACCgcatccgcctcgccgacgacCGTCCGTCGTTCGCCGACACACATCCTCTGCCCCAATTTCTGGAGCTCCTGGCTTTGATCCGAATGCCTCGCCGCATTGGAATCGTGGGAATTGGACATTATCCTCGTCTGAGCTCTCACGCGATCGGCAGCCGATTCCCGTCATTCTCAAGGATAGGAACCAAGACACGGACGCGGTAATTGAGCCctggcacgccgcacgcATTCAATCACTTCTACCTTTGCGATTACGACTAGGAAAGTCTTGGTCACTGGTTTATTCACTCGATCAGCACGGCTCTAGTCTAGCTACATTGTACAGTCGCATCGAAAGATTTACGGGTTTGAGATCGTCCTCGGACAGCATGCAAAGCGAGGGATGGCTTCGAGGATCATCGCTAGCTGCTCAATCAGCTGTTTTGGGAACGAGTTTGTCAGATGAAAGCCTAGGTAAAGGTGTATCGACTGAAATGGCCATGGTCCTGGCTGTAAGTGATACAGATGGCAATGTGTTTGGAGCATTTATAAACGAACCATTGCATAAATCATCACATTACTACGGAAATGGGCAGTGTTTCTTGTGGAAGACAGTACAGCGACGCTTGCCCGTGCCTCCAACGGAAACTGATGGTGATGCGAGCAATTATGACGACATGCACCCTGATCGTGCTATCGAGTATTTCTGCTGGTCAGGAGAAAACGATTATATGGTACTTTCAGAGTCTGACTATTTGTCTGTCGGAGGAGGGGATGGTCGGTATGGCTTGTGGTTGGATGATACGTTTTCTAATGGCTTATCGTCTCGGTGCCCCGCCTTTCATAACGAGGTGCTATGTAATGCAATCGAGAGCCAAGCCACAAATGCCGCAGATACGGCACCCAAGCCATCTGTAGACCTGCTCATACCTTTGGACGAGACCCATGGCGCAAGTCCCCTACCCGAAACCAGTCGATTTACGTGCATAGGTGTTGAGGTATGGGCCGTAGGCTTGGATTAG